A genomic region of Bacteroidota bacterium contains the following coding sequences:
- a CDS encoding heavy-metal-associated domain-containing protein: MINKLVVCLLLVASTVSFAQKSKQEIRIKTSAQCEMCKKKIEKAVKAVDGVGKATLNLSDKVITVKFNSSKTNADAIRKAINAVGYDADDTKASMEAYDKLPGCCKKN, encoded by the coding sequence ATGATAAACAAATTAGTTGTGTGTTTGCTTTTAGTAGCTAGCACAGTTTCTTTTGCACAAAAAAGCAAGCAAGAAATAAGAATTAAAACTTCTGCACAATGCGAAATGTGTAAGAAGAAAATAGAGAAAGCCGTTAAAGCTGTTGATGGTGTAGGTAAAGCGACACTAAATTTGAGCGACAAAGTAATTACTGTAAAATTTAATTCTTCCAAAACCAACGCAGATGCAATTAGGAAAGCAATAAATGCCGTTGGTTACGATGCTGATGATACCAAAGCGAGTATGGAGGCGTATGATAAACTGCCGGGTTGTTGTAAGAAAAACTAG
- a CDS encoding 1-deoxy-D-xylulose-5-phosphate reductoisomerase → MKKKKERRHIAILGCTGSIGTQALQVVDQHPDKFVVEVLTAGSNADLLIEQAIKYKPNAVVIVDEKKYTHVKNILKPYDIKVFAGINSVAQIVEMASIDVVLASIVGYAGLQSTIAAINAGKTIALANKETLVVAGELVTKLAKEKGVNIYPVDSEHSAIFQCLVGEFHNPIEKIYLTASGGPFRGKDKSFVEKATKEQALKHPNWTMGAKITIDSASLMNKGLEVIEAKWLFNLKPEQIDVIVHPQSIIHSLVQFTDGSMKAQLGLPDMRLPIQFALGYPNRLTNNFTRFNFLDYPQLTFEKPDTKTFRNLSLAYEAMKKGGNSACVLNAANEVVVDAFLHDKISFLKMSTVIEKCMEKAQFVREPSYDDYVNSDKEARIKAEELI, encoded by the coding sequence ATGAAGAAGAAAAAAGAAAGAAGACACATTGCTATTTTAGGATGCACCGGAAGTATTGGCACACAAGCACTACAAGTGGTTGACCAACACCCCGACAAATTTGTGGTGGAAGTTTTAACAGCAGGAAGCAATGCTGATTTATTAATTGAGCAGGCAATAAAATACAAGCCCAATGCGGTTGTAATTGTTGACGAAAAAAAATACACCCACGTAAAAAATATCCTAAAACCCTATGATATTAAGGTGTTTGCGGGAATAAATTCTGTTGCGCAAATAGTGGAAATGGCTAGCATAGATGTTGTATTGGCTTCCATTGTTGGTTATGCTGGGTTACAATCTACCATTGCTGCTATTAATGCAGGAAAAACAATTGCCTTGGCAAATAAAGAAACGTTGGTTGTAGCAGGCGAATTGGTAACAAAACTTGCTAAAGAAAAGGGCGTGAACATTTATCCGGTAGATTCCGAGCACTCTGCCATATTTCAATGTTTGGTGGGCGAATTTCACAATCCAATTGAAAAAATATATTTAACCGCATCCGGAGGGCCATTCCGAGGAAAAGATAAATCGTTTGTAGAAAAAGCTACTAAAGAACAAGCGCTAAAACACCCTAATTGGACGATGGGAGCCAAAATAACTATTGACTCTGCATCACTTATGAACAAAGGATTAGAGGTTATTGAAGCAAAGTGGTTGTTTAATTTAAAACCCGAACAAATAGATGTTATTGTACACCCTCAATCCATTATTCATTCGTTGGTTCAATTTACCGATGGCTCTATGAAAGCCCAACTAGGGCTGCCGGATATGCGCTTGCCTATTCAGTTTGCGCTGGGATATCCCAATAGGCTGACAAATAATTTTACACGATTTAATTTTTTAGATTATCCACAACTAACCTTTGAAAAGCCAGACACCAAAACATTTAGAAATTTATCATTGGCCTACGAAGCAATGAAAAAAGGTGGAAACTCTGCTTGTGTTCTAAATGCCGCTAACGAGGTGGTAGTAGATGCATTCTTGCACGACAAAATTTCTTTTCTAAAAATGAGTACCGTAATTGAAAAGTGCATGGAAAAAGCTCAATTTGTAAGGGAACCTTCGTATGATGATTATGTAAACAGCGACAAAGAAGCTAGAATAAAAGCAGAAGAATTAATTTAA
- a CDS encoding M23 family metallopeptidase — translation MAEIPKKKKILTKLKNKYRLVVLNDSTFEENFSLKLTPLNLFTLVGIVSIALIALVISLVAFTPLREYIPGYADVNTRKELMAILFKVDSLENELDLKSKYITNINNIVTGNLSEEKGSAPGSDSTQKYQQVNTQPSEKDLELRQEIESQDQYSLQTADNTGKNMLSSVFFFTPLNGLVSASFDIKENHLGVDILAKENEAIKAALDGTVISADWTLESGYTIYIQHANNLISVYKHNSALLKKAGEFIKAGEVVAIVGNSGELTSGPHLHFELWLNGNPINPQDYMVF, via the coding sequence ATGGCGGAAATACCTAAAAAGAAAAAAATACTTACCAAGCTTAAAAACAAGTATAGGCTTGTGGTGCTCAACGATAGCACTTTTGAAGAAAATTTTTCTTTAAAACTAACCCCGCTAAACCTATTTACGTTAGTAGGAATTGTTAGTATTGCTTTGATTGCGCTGGTGATAAGTTTAGTGGCGTTTACCCCACTGCGCGAATACATACCCGGATACGCAGATGTAAATACCCGCAAAGAATTAATGGCTATCTTATTTAAAGTCGATTCGCTTGAAAACGAGTTAGACTTGAAGAGTAAATACATTACCAACATCAACAATATTGTAACGGGTAATTTATCAGAAGAAAAAGGCTCCGCTCCGGGTTCGGATAGCACCCAAAAGTATCAACAGGTAAACACACAACCGTCAGAAAAGGATTTGGAGTTAAGGCAAGAAATTGAATCGCAAGATCAATATTCGCTGCAAACAGCAGATAATACCGGCAAAAACATGCTTAGTAGCGTTTTCTTCTTTACTCCGCTCAATGGCCTTGTTTCGGCATCTTTCGATATAAAAGAAAACCATTTGGGAGTTGATATTTTAGCTAAAGAAAATGAAGCCATAAAAGCAGCACTAGACGGAACCGTAATAAGTGCCGATTGGACTTTGGAATCCGGTTATACAATTTACATACAACATGCCAACAACTTAATTTCTGTATATAAACACAACTCTGCTCTTTTAAAAAAAGCTGGCGAATTTATTAAAGCAGGTGAAGTTGTTGCTATTGTTGGTAATTCGGGCGAACTAACCTCCGGGCCTCACTTACATTTTGAACTGTGGTTAAACGGAAATCCAATTAATCCGCAGGACTACATGGTATTTTAA
- a CDS encoding SpoIIE family protein phosphatase yields MKTPNINKKNNSLLRASLPVLLFLFSLSNSSSQIYNFEKYSIENKLPQNYGIAMAEDPKGFIWIGTADGLLKLGGNYSEVYTRKNGLATNFISTLNIIDSVLFIGHQSGEISCLNINNGQIESTIKHPDIITRINSIIKRNKSELLIATNENGLWSLNIFNNSLKKIKLKNSIKNISSLLLDSNRNIILGSFGGLFVYSSDFTKIFYSDLTLSVFGLIKSKDNYVVATTNSLLRLKTIEEKMFLNLIFIPDYNTITSILETQKGEIIAGANNGDIYIVSLKTNKHKKTLSEKNGLLGSQILSLLEDKEGNIWIGSLNGVCKINAAQQKFELHNFSTIKNVLKNSWSVIQTADKKIWTCTDNGLIEISENSNAPVSYKHYYDLKEFKQTTLMASAIDKNGKLWVGGNNGTLSYFNSTKNKFEKVGSFTKTISTICVTAENNLVIGSWGGGAFLFNTLTNKVDTLNSKYGIDNLMVNKVFIDSKKNTWIGTQGGLLKIDGKGYTRFNRTTNLEHDNINSICEDKVGNIWIGTQSGGIYKYNGHKFISFTTADGLTSDDAYFVLCDKNNNIWIGSSKGVDKYDQVANTFKHYGKAEGFMGIETNLNAAYEDSEGHLWFGTVNGVMKYYPEKDVPNPYEPRTYITDVTLGDSTKTTQTEFSYSQNNITFNYIGISLTDPKKVLYQWKLEGSENENWSMPTKDIKKTFDYLAPGEYTFLVKACNADGIWNKEPAKFHFIITPPFYKRSWFLLLVATCIGISIFLFIRYRTYRLQKKSEILEKQVKERTTEVVEQKKVIEQKNKDITDSISYAKKIQEAILPLTYDIGRAYKDFFIYYRPKDIVSGDFYWFTKKENFSFIAMVDCTGHGVPGAFVSMVGNSSLNQIVNEKKIYEPSQMLKELDNLVTSTLKQSVLTSETRDGMDIALCRINHITNELTFAGANRPLYYLKNNELIKIKGNSNAIGGFYDESKAFTSHTIQINKNDSFYLFSDGYADQFGGPKDKKFMTKNLEKLLLSIQHLPMKEQEFAVKTELESWQGANEAVDDVLVMGIKVI; encoded by the coding sequence GTGAAAACGCCTAATATTAATAAAAAAAACAATTCTCTTTTAAGAGCGAGTTTACCCGTTTTACTCTTTCTGTTTAGCCTTTCGAACTCTTCTTCTCAGATTTATAATTTTGAAAAGTATTCGATAGAAAACAAGCTACCCCAAAACTATGGGATTGCAATGGCGGAAGACCCAAAGGGATTTATATGGATTGGGACAGCAGATGGTCTTCTTAAATTAGGTGGAAATTACTCTGAAGTATATACTCGAAAAAATGGATTAGCCACAAATTTTATATCTACCCTTAACATAATAGACAGTGTACTTTTTATTGGCCATCAGTCTGGGGAAATAAGTTGTTTAAATATTAATAATGGTCAAATTGAATCTACAATCAAACATCCAGATATAATAACAAGAATTAATAGCATCATCAAAAGAAACAAATCAGAATTACTCATAGCAACAAACGAAAATGGATTATGGAGTTTGAATATATTCAACAATTCTCTTAAAAAAATAAAACTTAAAAACAGTATAAAAAACATTTCTTCTTTATTACTCGACAGCAACAGAAATATAATTTTAGGTAGCTTTGGGGGGTTATTTGTCTATTCTAGCGACTTCACAAAGATTTTTTATTCAGATTTAACTCTATCTGTATTTGGCTTGATTAAATCAAAAGATAATTATGTAGTAGCCACAACCAATAGTCTTTTGAGATTGAAAACAATAGAGGAAAAAATGTTTTTGAATCTAATTTTCATCCCAGATTATAATACAATAACCTCCATTTTGGAAACTCAAAAAGGAGAAATTATAGCAGGTGCAAATAATGGGGATATATATATTGTAAGCTTAAAGACAAATAAGCACAAGAAAACACTTTCAGAAAAAAATGGTTTACTAGGGTCGCAAATCTTATCCCTCCTCGAAGACAAAGAAGGCAACATCTGGATTGGCTCCCTAAATGGTGTTTGTAAAATAAATGCTGCACAACAAAAATTTGAGTTGCATAATTTTTCTACTATTAAAAATGTTTTGAAAAACAGTTGGTCTGTTATACAAACTGCCGATAAAAAAATATGGACATGCACAGATAACGGGCTTATAGAGATTTCTGAAAACAGCAACGCTCCTGTTTCATATAAACACTACTACGATTTAAAAGAGTTTAAACAAACAACCCTAATGGCATCTGCCATTGATAAAAACGGGAAACTATGGGTTGGTGGGAACAATGGAACACTCTCTTATTTTAATAGCACAAAAAATAAATTTGAAAAAGTTGGTTCGTTTACTAAAACTATTAGCACTATTTGCGTAACCGCTGAAAACAACTTAGTAATAGGCAGTTGGGGAGGTGGTGCTTTTTTGTTCAACACACTAACCAATAAAGTTGATACCTTAAATTCAAAATACGGTATCGACAACTTAATGGTAAACAAAGTGTTTATCGACTCAAAGAAAAACACCTGGATTGGAACACAAGGTGGCTTGTTAAAGATAGACGGCAAAGGTTATACTCGTTTTAATAGAACTACCAATCTAGAACACGACAACATCAACTCCATCTGCGAAGACAAAGTAGGCAATATATGGATTGGCACACAAAGTGGTGGTATATATAAATACAACGGACATAAATTTATTTCCTTTACAACAGCAGATGGACTTACCTCTGATGACGCCTATTTTGTGCTTTGTGATAAAAACAACAACATTTGGATTGGCAGCAGCAAAGGTGTTGACAAATACGACCAAGTTGCTAATACATTTAAACATTACGGAAAAGCAGAGGGTTTTATGGGCATAGAAACCAACCTAAATGCTGCTTACGAAGACTCCGAAGGACACTTGTGGTTTGGTACCGTAAACGGAGTAATGAAATATTATCCGGAGAAAGATGTTCCAAATCCGTACGAACCCAGAACGTATATTACAGATGTTACTTTAGGCGATTCAACAAAGACAACACAAACTGAATTTTCGTACTCACAAAACAATATTACGTTCAATTACATCGGCATTAGTTTAACCGACCCCAAAAAGGTGCTTTACCAATGGAAACTAGAAGGCTCTGAAAATGAGAATTGGTCAATGCCAACAAAAGACATAAAAAAAACGTTCGATTACCTTGCTCCCGGAGAATACACTTTTTTAGTAAAGGCTTGTAATGCCGATGGTATTTGGAATAAAGAACCTGCAAAGTTTCATTTTATTATCACTCCACCATTCTACAAGCGCTCTTGGTTTTTACTTTTAGTAGCTACTTGCATAGGCATCAGCATTTTTTTATTTATTCGCTACCGTACTTATCGACTTCAAAAAAAATCAGAGATACTCGAAAAGCAAGTAAAAGAGCGCACCACAGAGGTGGTAGAACAGAAAAAAGTAATTGAGCAAAAAAATAAAGACATTACCGATAGTATTTCGTACGCAAAAAAAATTCAAGAAGCGATACTTCCTTTAACATACGATATTGGCAGAGCTTACAAAGATTTTTTTATTTACTATCGCCCAAAAGATATTGTAAGTGGGGATTTCTATTGGTTCACAAAAAAAGAAAACTTTTCATTTATAGCTATGGTAGATTGCACCGGACATGGCGTTCCCGGAGCATTCGTTTCTATGGTGGGTAACTCTTCGTTAAATCAAATTGTAAACGAAAAGAAAATATACGAACCATCGCAAATGCTTAAAGAGTTGGACAATTTGGTAACCAGCACATTAAAACAAAGTGTACTAACCTCCGAAACACGCGATGGAATGGACATTGCGCTGTGCAGAATAAATCACATAACAAACGAACTTACATTTGCAGGCGCTAACAGACCATTGTATTACCTTAAAAATAACGAGCTGATAAAAATAAAAGGCAACAGCAACGCTATTGGTGGTTTTTATGATGAATCGAAAGCATTTACCAGTCACACCATTCAGATAAATAAAAACGACAGTTTCTACCTTTTTTCAGATGGTTATGCCGACCAATTTGGCGGACCTAAAGACAAAAAATTTATGACCAAAAATTTAGAAAAATTACTACTTTCAATACAACATCTACCCATGAAAGAGCAAGAATTTGCAGTTAAAACAGAGTTAGAAAGCTGGCAAGGCGCAAACGAAGCTGTGGACGATGTGTTGGTAATGGGCATAAAGGTGATTTAA
- a CDS encoding PKD domain-containing protein, protein MKKIYSLLTILSIALFTNANPILVAPSNTVCLGAVVSLTIAGATDQCYSWDMGNGVNFTTSKNDTTYTYGWAGTFYVQVWGGPASCTGYTNQYNTSITVVDTSMGITTGIYSPICPYTMVKCTTYYSATKYRWYFGDGDSAITYNLLDNPEHYYTSPGNKTITLLAERPCGIFTSTTQVNITDTIHPIMYQWDANINTSDSAICPGAYANFNFNRLSSNYEVVTCHFGDGTSMQIFNISEQHSYSTLGWYYPFVVVTNSCGNSDTLHLSPIHVTNGVTSLPTVSPIDYSTSLSGSDSICINTPVYFYLSKYNYPNHYFTWQFGDGNTAPDTSYSIPHSYNGGSLYTPTLTIFNFCGASQSYTLTPIKVSTNKQVNITSTSSIYMVANNYPLQNNDTLCPKTPINFEVYGYPEYTFLWNFGDGGQLPGAQVQYSYLFTGTYPVSVTATNGCGDSETYSPSPNDMVHIGNGRKSDYNIYASLDTICRGDSIEFSFYLNNIQQANKFTWDFGDGSPQSLEHTIKHTYTATGNYTVTLFTENACNTKDTAYYSIAAVGNKKSEAIFTVQPNDDAIVNSCLGDSLHFLPNNISYPNYYWTFGDGTTSTSSNPKHVYTNYGSYEYDIYLIITNNCGISDTANYYDLYNQNVTVHPTPTVYAGKDTIIKIGTSIQLNGAASGQIGQYNYGYRLYNWTSSLGDSIPNNTSPNTLVTPSVSTTYYLEVTNVELGSGFNTSCPVIDSMRVTVVSNFSGHIFKNNGLDTVKSGVVFLFKYDLTNNVAMDLVDTTTIDSKGEYSFQNVPIDKYLLLAAPTTSTVYPMAVNTYYGDTMFWTGAQIYHHVGFDSLIDITCKVLQDPCPASSCPGRIEGFVLEGNAYGKMMGPGSPIGGAPTNLSKKPGGAIVVSTTSDTTQGPNEGKFIFEKLPFGVYGIHVDIAGMPIDVSMSGTTFTISPSDTNITNVNVYLDSNLIYMNLGTSVSSSTVSENRVTVYPNPAKEYITIEYTATEQEANETKRIQLVDVMGREQFSTAPFITTKGVNKITFGVNTLPNGIYFLYWNNTANPGNKTIISKVSIVK, encoded by the coding sequence ATGAAAAAAATTTATTCGCTTTTAACAATACTTTCAATTGCACTTTTTACCAACGCTAATCCAATCCTTGTTGCGCCAAGCAATACGGTATGTTTGGGTGCGGTGGTTTCATTAACCATAGCAGGAGCAACTGACCAATGCTACAGCTGGGATATGGGAAATGGGGTAAATTTTACGACTAGTAAAAACGACACAACTTACACCTATGGTTGGGCAGGAACTTTTTATGTACAAGTTTGGGGAGGTCCGGCAAGCTGTACTGGTTATACAAATCAATACAATACATCCATAACAGTAGTAGACACATCCATGGGCATCACGACAGGTATATATAGCCCAATATGCCCATATACAATGGTAAAGTGTACTACCTACTATTCCGCCACAAAATACAGGTGGTACTTTGGTGATGGAGACAGCGCAATAACCTACAACCTTTTAGATAACCCAGAGCATTATTATACTAGCCCCGGAAATAAAACAATAACCCTTCTTGCAGAAAGGCCTTGCGGTATCTTTACAAGCACTACTCAGGTTAATATAACAGATACAATACACCCCATAATGTATCAATGGGATGCCAACATAAACACATCCGATAGCGCTATATGCCCAGGCGCATACGCTAATTTTAACTTCAATAGGCTCAGTTCAAACTACGAAGTAGTTACGTGCCATTTTGGAGATGGTACAAGTATGCAAATATTTAACATAAGCGAACAACACTCCTACTCAACACTTGGCTGGTATTATCCTTTTGTTGTAGTTACCAACTCATGTGGGAATAGCGATACACTACATTTGTCTCCAATTCATGTTACTAATGGGGTAACATCACTTCCTACAGTTTCGCCTATAGACTACTCAACATCTCTTAGCGGTAGCGACTCTATTTGTATTAACACTCCTGTATATTTCTACCTATCTAAATACAACTACCCCAATCATTACTTTACTTGGCAGTTTGGAGATGGCAACACAGCACCTGATACATCATATAGCATTCCACACAGCTACAACGGAGGCTCATTATACACTCCAACTCTTACCATTTTCAATTTTTGTGGAGCTAGCCAAAGCTACACCCTTACACCTATAAAGGTAAGTACAAACAAGCAGGTAAATATAACATCTACCAGCAGCATATATATGGTGGCAAACAATTATCCATTACAAAACAACGACACCCTTTGCCCTAAAACACCTATTAATTTTGAAGTATATGGGTACCCGGAATACACGTTTTTATGGAATTTTGGCGATGGAGGACAGCTACCCGGAGCTCAAGTTCAATACTCGTATTTGTTTACAGGAACATACCCCGTATCTGTTACTGCAACCAACGGCTGTGGAGATTCCGAAACATATTCTCCTTCGCCTAATGATATGGTACATATTGGTAACGGAAGAAAATCGGATTACAACATATATGCTTCCCTAGACACGATTTGCCGCGGTGATAGTATAGAGTTTAGTTTTTATTTAAATAACATACAACAAGCCAATAAATTTACATGGGACTTTGGAGACGGCTCTCCGCAAAGCTTAGAACACACGATAAAACATACCTACACAGCAACCGGCAATTATACAGTAACATTATTCACTGAAAATGCCTGCAATACAAAAGATACAGCTTATTATAGTATTGCTGCAGTTGGTAACAAAAAATCAGAAGCAATATTTACTGTGCAACCCAATGACGATGCTATTGTTAACTCCTGCCTAGGAGACTCTCTTCACTTTTTACCCAATAATATTTCGTACCCAAATTATTACTGGACATTTGGAGATGGAACTACCTCTACTAGCTCTAACCCTAAACACGTATACACTAACTACGGAAGCTATGAATACGATATTTATTTGATTATTACCAATAATTGTGGAATATCAGATACTGCCAATTACTACGATTTATACAATCAAAATGTAACTGTACATCCTACTCCCACAGTATATGCAGGCAAAGACACTATTATTAAAATCGGCACATCCATTCAATTAAATGGAGCTGCAAGCGGACAAATAGGACAATACAATTACGGGTACAGACTGTATAACTGGACTTCTTCATTGGGAGATTCAATCCCTAACAATACCTCCCCTAACACGTTAGTAACACCATCCGTAAGTACCACTTATTACTTAGAAGTAACCAATGTAGAATTAGGCTCCGGATTTAACACATCATGCCCTGTGATAGACTCCATGAGGGTTACCGTAGTCTCAAACTTCTCCGGTCACATATTTAAAAACAACGGTTTAGATACCGTGAAATCGGGAGTTGTGTTTTTATTCAAATACGACCTTACAAATAATGTAGCTATGGATTTAGTTGACACTACAACTATTGATAGCAAAGGCGAATACAGCTTTCAAAATGTACCAATAGATAAATATTTACTGCTTGCAGCACCTACCACCAGCACGGTTTACCCAATGGCAGTAAACACCTATTATGGCGACACTATGTTCTGGACGGGAGCGCAAATATATCATCATGTTGGATTCGATTCGTTAATTGATATTACATGCAAAGTACTGCAAGACCCATGCCCTGCATCGTCTTGCCCGGGTAGAATTGAGGGATTTGTTTTAGAAGGCAACGCTTACGGAAAAATGATGGGGCCGGGAAGTCCAATTGGCGGGGCTCCAACAAACCTATCTAAAAAGCCCGGTGGAGCCATTGTAGTAAGCACAACCAGCGATACCACACAAGGACCTAATGAGGGAAAATTTATATTCGAAAAACTTCCCTTTGGGGTGTATGGTATTCATGTAGATATTGCAGGAATGCCTATTGATGTGTCTATGAGTGGTACTACATTTACTATATCCCCAAGCGATACCAACATTACGAATGTTAACGTGTATTTAGACTCTAACTTAATATACATGAACTTAGGAACCAGTGTTTCTTCTAGTACAGTGAGCGAGAATAGAGTTACCGTTTATCCCAACCCTGCAAAGGAATACATTACAATTGAGTACACGGCAACAGAGCAAGAGGCTAATGAAACTAAAAGAATACAATTGGTTGATGTAATGGGCAGAGAGCAATTTTCTACCGCTCCATTTATTACAACAAAGGGTGTTAACAAAATTACATTTGGAGTAAACACGCTTCCTAACGGAATTTATTTCTTGTATTGGAACAATACTGCCAATCCAGGAAACAAAACAATTATCTCTAAAGTTTCAATAGTTAAGTAG
- a CDS encoding gamma carbonic anhydrase family protein, whose translation MALIKEVKGISPKMGSNCYLAETATLIGDIEMGDDCSVWFNAVVRGDVNAIRMGNKVNIQDGAIIHCTYQKAATTIGNNVSVGHNAIVHGCTIHDNVLIGMGSIVMDNAVVGSNSIIAAGSVVLENTVVEPGAVYAGVPAKKVKEINQELINGEINRIANNYVMYSGWFK comes from the coding sequence ATGGCACTAATTAAGGAGGTAAAAGGCATTTCGCCCAAAATGGGCTCTAATTGTTATTTAGCAGAAACAGCAACATTAATAGGAGACATTGAAATGGGAGATGATTGCAGTGTGTGGTTTAATGCGGTAGTTAGGGGTGATGTGAATGCCATTAGAATGGGTAACAAAGTAAACATTCAAGACGGGGCAATTATTCATTGTACTTATCAAAAGGCTGCAACAACAATAGGCAATAATGTTTCCGTTGGGCACAATGCCATCGTTCATGGATGCACCATACACGATAATGTATTAATTGGAATGGGTTCTATTGTAATGGACAATGCAGTTGTCGGCAGCAACTCAATTATTGCAGCGGGCTCTGTTGTGCTTGAAAATACAGTAGTTGAGCCTGGGGCGGTTTATGCGGGAGTGCCTGCAAAAAAAGTAAAAGAAATAAATCAAGAATTAATTAACGGGGAGATAAACAGGATAGCCAACAACTATGTAATGTACTCCGGTTGGTTTAAATAA
- a CDS encoding MFS transporter, protein MEQPKPLVDALTGYQKFIVVVLALLQFTVVLDFMILAPLGDILIKALQMTPANFGWVVSAYAFSAGLSGILAAGFADKYDRKKILLFFYTGFVLGTLFCGLANTYWQLLTARIVTGVFGGVISAVGMAIITDLFTINQRGRVMGFVQMAFAASQVLGIPIGLYLAAKWDWHATFFMIVILATVIGIVVAIKVKPINEHLKLQSTKSPFLHLWHTVSNSSYQVGFLATAMLSIGGFMLMPFSSAFLVNNIGITHHDLPLVFMFTGISSIIIMPIIGRISDKIDKFKLFAIGSVWATIMVVVYTNISVMPLWQVVVVNMLLFMGIMSRMIPATALATQIPEMKDRGAFMSINSSLQQMAGGIAAIFAGLIVKQETETAPLQHYDTLGYIVAAVILICIYFVYRVSVLVKSKNN, encoded by the coding sequence GTGGAACAACCAAAGCCTCTCGTGGATGCTCTTACCGGGTATCAAAAATTTATTGTAGTAGTTTTAGCATTGTTACAATTTACTGTAGTGCTCGATTTTATGATACTTGCTCCGCTAGGAGATATTTTAATAAAAGCACTGCAAATGACGCCAGCAAACTTTGGTTGGGTGGTTTCTGCTTATGCCTTTAGTGCGGGGTTGTCCGGCATACTGGCTGCAGGGTTTGCCGATAAATACGATAGAAAGAAAATATTGTTGTTTTTTTATACGGGTTTTGTGTTGGGTACGTTATTTTGTGGGCTGGCCAATACCTATTGGCAACTATTAACAGCGCGTATTGTTACAGGAGTTTTTGGGGGTGTAATTTCTGCAGTTGGTATGGCTATCATTACAGATTTGTTTACCATCAATCAACGTGGACGTGTGATGGGTTTTGTGCAAATGGCTTTTGCTGCTAGCCAAGTTCTTGGAATTCCAATTGGGTTGTATCTAGCTGCTAAATGGGATTGGCACGCAACCTTTTTTATGATTGTTATTTTGGCTACAGTAATTGGGATTGTAGTTGCTATTAAAGTAAAACCAATAAACGAACATTTAAAACTACAATCTACCAAAAGCCCTTTCTTGCATTTGTGGCATACTGTTAGCAACTCGTCCTACCAAGTTGGGTTTTTGGCAACAGCCATGTTGTCTATAGGCGGTTTTATGTTGATGCCTTTTTCCAGTGCTTTTTTGGTAAACAACATCGGAATTACACACCATGATTTGCCCTTAGTTTTTATGTTTACAGGTATATCTTCTATTATCATCATGCCAATTATTGGAAGAATTAGCGATAAGATAGATAAGTTTAAATTGTTTGCTATTGGCTCTGTTTGGGCAACTATTATGGTGGTGGTTTATACCAATATATCTGTGATGCCTTTGTGGCAGGTGGTTGTAGTTAATATGCTTTTGTTTATGGGAATTATGAGCAGAATGATTCCTGCAACAGCATTAGCAACTCAAATTCCGGAAATGAAAGATAGGGGCGCTTTTATGAGCATTAACTCTTCGCTACAACAAATGGCGGGAGGAATAGCAGCTATTTTTGCGGGACTTATTGTAAAACAAGAAACAGAAACAGCGCCATTGCAGCACTATGATACGCTTGGATACATTGTGGCTGCCGTAATTTTAATTTGCATTTATTTTGTATATCGAGTAAGTGTGCTTGTAAAAAGCAAAAACAACTAA